From Solanum lycopersicum chromosome 8, SLM_r2.1, the proteins below share one genomic window:
- the LOC101256020 gene encoding integrin-linked protein kinase 1-like protein isoform 1 (isoform 1 is encoded by transcript variant 1), which translates to MNDKMDVKKRLTRGISRQFSTGSLRMSGKFSFKRQNSMDPRNNNMRFSFGRQSSLDPIRRCPSFENETIAVPDNLDSTMQLLFMACKGDVNGVKDLLDEDVDVNSIDLDGRTALHIAACEGHVEVAKLLLSRKANIDARDRWGSTAAADAKYYGNNEVYNILKARGAKVPKLRNTPMTVANPREVPEYELNPLELQIRKRDGISKGSYQVAKWNGTKVSVKILDKDSYADPEIINAFKHELTLLERVRHPNVVQFVGAVTQNIPMMIVIEYHPRGDLGSYLQKKGRLSPSKVLRFALDIARGMNYLHECKPDPIIHCLLMPKNILQDNGGLLKVAGFGLIRLSNISPDKAKSLQPQAIDRASTYIAPEIYKDEIFDRSVDVYAFGVLLYEMMEGSPPFHPKSPEEAARLMCKEGKRPPFKSKSKYPPDLRELIEECWNPDSFIRPTFSEIIVRMNKIVANCSKHGWLKDTLKLPWL; encoded by the exons GTTTCAAAAGGCAAAATTCAATGGATCCAAGGAATAACAATATGCGTTTTAGTTTTGGTAGGCAATCGTCTCTCGATCCGATACGGAGGTGTCCGTCTTTTGAAAACGAGACGATTGCTGTACCGGATAATTTGGATTCGACGATGCAATTGTTGTTTATGGCATGTAAAGGTGATGTGAATGGAGTGAAGGATTTGTTGGATGAAGATGTTGATGTTAATAGTATTGATTTAGATGGAAGAACTGCTTTGCATATTGCTGCTTGTGAAGGACATGTAGAGGTTGCTAAGCTGTTGTTGAGTAGGAAGGCTAATATTGATGCTCGTGATCGATGGGGAAGCACG GCAGCAGCTGACGCGAAATACTATGGAAATAATGAAGTTTATAATATCTTAAAGGCCCGGGGAGCCAAAGTCCCG AAACTCAGAAACACACCAATGACTGTAGCAAATCCTCGAGAAGTTCCAGAATATGAATTAAATCCACTGGAGCTTCAAATCCGAAAAAGGGATGGAATTTCTAAG GGTTCGTATCAAGTTGCTAAATGGAATGGGACAAAAGTTTCTGTCAAGATACTTGACAAGGATAGTTATGCAGACCCTGAAATTAT AAATGCTTTTAAGCATGAATTAACTTTGTTGGAAAGAGTACGGCATCCTAATGTGGTTCAATTTGTCGGAGCTGTTACACAAAATATACCAATGATGATAGTAATAGAGTATCATCCGAGG GGTGACCTTGGCAGCTATCTTCAGAAGAAGGGACGTCTATCTCCTTCTAAGGTTCTAAGATTTGCTCTGGATATTGCCAG GGGCATGAATTATCTTCATGAATGCAAACCGGACCCAATCATCCATTGTCTTTTAATGCCAAA AAATATTTTGCAGGACAATGGTGGTCTATTGAAAGTTGCGGGATTTGGTTTGATTAGATTGTCAAACATTTCACCTGACAAAGCAAAGTCGCTGCAACCTCAAGCTATTGACCGTGCAA GTACCTATATAGCTCCTGAGATTTATAAAGATGAAATATTCGATAGAAGCGTGGATGTATATGCTTTTGGAGTGTTACTTTATGAG ATGATGGAGGGATCACCACCATTTCATCCCAAGTCACCTGAAGAGGCTGCTAGATTGATGTGCAAAGAGGGTAAAAGACCACCGTTCAAGTCAAAATCTAAGTACCCGCCGGACCTTAGAGA GTTGATTGAAGAATGTTGGAATCCAGATTCTTTTATACGGCCAACATTTTCGGAGATCATTGTGCGCATGAATAAAATTGTTGCAAACTGTTCAAAACACGGATGGTTGAAAGATACTCTAAAGCTTCCCTG GTTATAG
- the LOC101256020 gene encoding integrin-linked protein kinase 1-like protein isoform 2 (isoform 2 is encoded by transcript variant 2): MNDKMDVKKRLTRGISRQFSTGSLRMSGKFSFKRQNSMDPRNNNMRFSFGRQSSLDPIRRCPSFENETIAVPDNLDSTMQLLFMACKGDVNGVKDLLDEDVDVNSIDLDGRTALHIAACEGHVEVAKLLLSRKANIDARDRWGSTAAADAKYYGNNEVYNILKARGAKVPKLRNTPMTVANPREVPEYELNPLELQIRKRDGISKGSYQVAKWNGTKVSVKILDKDSYADPEIINAFKHELTLLERVRHPNVVQFVGAVTQNIPMMIVIEYHPRGDLGSYLQKKGRLSPSKVLRFALDIARGMNYLHECKPDPIIHCLLMPKNILQDNGGLLKVAGFGLIRLSNISPDKAKSLQPQAIDRASTYIAPEIYKDEIFDRSVDVYAFGVLLYEMMEGSPPFHPKSPEEAARLMCKEGKRPPFKSKSKYPPDLRELIEECWNPDSFIRPTFSEIIVRMNKIVANCSKHGWLKDTLKLPW, encoded by the exons GTTTCAAAAGGCAAAATTCAATGGATCCAAGGAATAACAATATGCGTTTTAGTTTTGGTAGGCAATCGTCTCTCGATCCGATACGGAGGTGTCCGTCTTTTGAAAACGAGACGATTGCTGTACCGGATAATTTGGATTCGACGATGCAATTGTTGTTTATGGCATGTAAAGGTGATGTGAATGGAGTGAAGGATTTGTTGGATGAAGATGTTGATGTTAATAGTATTGATTTAGATGGAAGAACTGCTTTGCATATTGCTGCTTGTGAAGGACATGTAGAGGTTGCTAAGCTGTTGTTGAGTAGGAAGGCTAATATTGATGCTCGTGATCGATGGGGAAGCACG GCAGCAGCTGACGCGAAATACTATGGAAATAATGAAGTTTATAATATCTTAAAGGCCCGGGGAGCCAAAGTCCCG AAACTCAGAAACACACCAATGACTGTAGCAAATCCTCGAGAAGTTCCAGAATATGAATTAAATCCACTGGAGCTTCAAATCCGAAAAAGGGATGGAATTTCTAAG GGTTCGTATCAAGTTGCTAAATGGAATGGGACAAAAGTTTCTGTCAAGATACTTGACAAGGATAGTTATGCAGACCCTGAAATTAT AAATGCTTTTAAGCATGAATTAACTTTGTTGGAAAGAGTACGGCATCCTAATGTGGTTCAATTTGTCGGAGCTGTTACACAAAATATACCAATGATGATAGTAATAGAGTATCATCCGAGG GGTGACCTTGGCAGCTATCTTCAGAAGAAGGGACGTCTATCTCCTTCTAAGGTTCTAAGATTTGCTCTGGATATTGCCAG GGGCATGAATTATCTTCATGAATGCAAACCGGACCCAATCATCCATTGTCTTTTAATGCCAAA AAATATTTTGCAGGACAATGGTGGTCTATTGAAAGTTGCGGGATTTGGTTTGATTAGATTGTCAAACATTTCACCTGACAAAGCAAAGTCGCTGCAACCTCAAGCTATTGACCGTGCAA GTACCTATATAGCTCCTGAGATTTATAAAGATGAAATATTCGATAGAAGCGTGGATGTATATGCTTTTGGAGTGTTACTTTATGAG ATGATGGAGGGATCACCACCATTTCATCCCAAGTCACCTGAAGAGGCTGCTAGATTGATGTGCAAAGAGGGTAAAAGACCACCGTTCAAGTCAAAATCTAAGTACCCGCCGGACCTTAGAGA GTTGATTGAAGAATGTTGGAATCCAGATTCTTTTATACGGCCAACATTTTCGGAGATCATTGTGCGCATGAATAAAATTGTTGCAAACTGTTCAAAACACGGATGGTTGAAAGATACTCTAAAGCTTCCCTGGTAA